Part of the Brassica oleracea var. oleracea cultivar TO1000 chromosome C8, BOL, whole genome shotgun sequence genome is shown below.
ATTATCTCCAATGATGTAAGCTGTGTTGTAGTACTCCTTCTCGGACTTGGTATTGGTAACACTGCCATTAGGAAAAAAAAAAACCGTTTCTTCTCTTCATCAATGAAGAAACTGCGAGTTCGAAAACGACTAGTACGGGGGATAGCTTCCAAATTAATTTTAAAGAAGTTGCTCCACAACAGCTTATTGGGCTCAGTCTTAGTTGTAACCCAAATTCCCATCCCAGATATAGGACTGCGCATATATAAAGCCGCGAGTTTCTCTTCCTGAAAACAAGAGATAAGAGATAGGAGTAACCCTAGAATTATAACTAGACCAAAGGCAGAGGAAGCAGCTCTCCAAATCTTGTAAAATCGAAACAGACAAGGAAACCAGTGAACATCTCATCATGTCCATCGCGGTCCAAAAAGTAAGTGTTTCCTTTCAGCGATGCGCTGACATGGAAGTACTCTTCGCCCCAGCCCCAGTGTAGCTTGACATCAAGAGTCCTCCATGAATCGGACTTAACATCGTAGATTTCACATTCATCTTCCTTGTAACCATAACAATACATCAAGATTTTGTGGTTACGGTTGGTGCTCTTGTCGTATCCAAGAGCATATACGTCTGATCTATCGTAAGATCTTCTTGTTTGGATCCACCTTGTTTGTCCCAAGTATGGGTTCCAGAGCATGAGGCGTTGACTGTACTCGTCTCTTGTGACAGTGACGCATAACAACAAGCCGTCGCAGACAAGAACTTCAGATATCTCGACTTGATTAAACGAATCAAGTATCTCCTTTACTGTGAATTTTTCATGCACGTCGAATCTCAAGGAAAACAGCTTAGTTTTACTTATCATGAACCCTAGAAACTGCTCTTTTGCTTCTGCTTTGCATAAAAGCTGAGATTTGGATAAAGTGTTCCATCTTTTGCAAGTCAATCTCACTGTTCCTAAACAAGTTATCGGAACCCTTGTGAGTATTATTCTACCAGATCACTCGAAAGATCAGAGATCGTCGCCATTGTTTCAATCAAAAGATTGAAACATATCTTTATTTTATTAACAAACCAGGGGTTTTCCGGCGCGTATACGGACATTCATTCTCTTTTGAATTTCATTAGTTTCATTTTTCATCTGCTAGTTGTTAGTTTAATCTAGTTTGAATTATTAGTTCTTCATTTTTCATCTGCTAGTTGTTAGTCCAATCTAGTTTGAATTATTAGTTCTTGCCAATTAAGAGTTGAGGGTCGGGAACTAATAATTGATTTTATGAATACATTT
Proteins encoded:
- the LOC106309113 gene encoding LOW QUALITY PROTEIN: F-box protein At3g19880-like (The sequence of the model RefSeq protein was modified relative to this genomic sequence to represent the inferred CDS: inserted 1 base in 1 codon) — protein: MATISDLSSDLVEXILTRVPITCLGTVRLTCKRWNTLSKSQLLCKAEAKEQFLGFMISKTKLFSLRFDVHEKFTVKEILDSFNQVEISEVLVCDGLLLCVTVTRDEYSQRLMLWNPYLGQTRWIQTRRSYDRSDVYALGYDKSTNRNHKILMYCYGYKEDECEIYDVKSDSWRTLDVKLHWGWGEEYFHVSASLKGNTYFLDRDGHDEMFTGRETRGFIYAQSYIWDGNLGYN